In a genomic window of uncultured Sphaerochaeta sp.:
- a CDS encoding SdpI family protein, translated as MKSKTKLIDRTLVLTTLVCILPILFSLSVYDRLPQQVPIHFDASGNPDNYAHKAFAAFGIPLLLAFFNFILQLGLKFDPKRDTSSRIYHISRWIIASVSLLVMPITLLIALGNDIPVEKVVPLFVSLLFLILGNYLPKCKQNYTIGIKLPWTLASEYNWNKTHRFAGWVWTAVSIILLAGLLLNLNSALLFMIAIPVLTFLPIIYSFVLSFREPDETP; from the coding sequence ATGAAAAGCAAAACGAAGCTGATTGACCGAACCTTGGTGCTGACCACTCTGGTCTGCATCCTGCCCATTCTCTTCTCGCTCTCTGTCTATGACCGTTTGCCCCAGCAGGTTCCGATCCACTTCGATGCCAGCGGCAATCCGGACAACTATGCCCACAAAGCCTTTGCCGCGTTCGGCATTCCTCTCCTGCTCGCCTTCTTCAACTTCATCCTCCAACTGGGACTGAAGTTTGACCCCAAACGCGACACCTCATCGCGCATCTATCACATCTCACGTTGGATCATCGCCTCGGTCTCCCTGCTGGTCATGCCGATTACCCTGCTCATTGCATTGGGAAACGACATCCCCGTGGAGAAGGTGGTTCCTCTCTTTGTCAGTCTGCTCTTCCTGATTTTGGGCAACTATCTGCCCAAGTGCAAGCAGAACTATACCATCGGCATCAAACTGCCGTGGACCTTGGCGAGCGAGTACAACTGGAACAAGACCCACAGATTTGCCGGTTGGGTCTGGACAGCGGTGAGCATCATATTGCTGGCAGGACTGCTGCTGAACCTCAATTCGGCACTGCTGTTCATGATTGCCATTCCGGTTCTCACCTTCCTTCCCATCATCTACTCGTTTGTCCTCTCGTTCAGGGAGCCTGACGAAACGCCTTGA
- a CDS encoding autorepressor SdpR family transcription factor has product MGFSETMKAISDPQRRQMLTLLKQERLSAGEIVQHFPSLSAATVSYHLSLLKKASLITESKYKNFIYYELNASVFEEIMLWCAQFTGGIDEKQNEAD; this is encoded by the coding sequence ATGGGATTCTCAGAGACCATGAAAGCCATCTCAGATCCGCAGCGGCGGCAGATGCTGACCTTGCTCAAGCAAGAACGGCTGAGTGCCGGTGAAATCGTGCAGCACTTCCCTTCTCTCTCCGCTGCAACGGTCTCCTATCATCTGAGTTTGCTCAAGAAAGCCTCCCTGATCACAGAGAGCAAATACAAGAACTTCATCTACTATGAACTGAACGCATCGGTGTTTGAGGAGATCATGCTCTGGTGCGCACAATTTACCGGAGGGATCGATGAAAAGCAAAACGAAGCTGATTGA